A genomic segment from Bacteroidota bacterium encodes:
- a CDS encoding NUDIX domain-containing protein: protein MGIRFTSEKEKQNALNSIYTKIEAAGGIVKNKQGQLLFIFRHGKWDLPKGKIEKGENEQDAALREVEEECGIAELTLQKKLTTTFHTYYLKDTPILKASHWYLMNYTGNSTQLIPQTEEHISDARWMNATEIQEAMKNTYASIAEVMRLYYL from the coding sequence ATGGGGATTCGATTTACATCAGAAAAAGAAAAACAAAATGCCTTGAATTCTATCTATACAAAAATTGAAGCAGCCGGAGGTATTGTTAAAAACAAACAAGGACAATTGCTTTTCATATTTCGCCATGGAAAATGGGATTTACCGAAAGGGAAAATTGAAAAGGGCGAAAACGAACAAGATGCAGCTTTGCGCGAAGTGGAAGAAGAATGTGGCATAGCAGAATTAACACTTCAAAAAAAATTAACCACTACATTTCACACCTACTATCTTAAGGATACACCAATTTTAAAAGCTTCGCACTGGTATTTGATGAATTACACGGGAAACAGCACACAGCTTATTCCGCAAACTGAAGAACACATTAGCGATGCCCGTTGGATGAATGCTACCGAAATACAAGAAGCAATGAAAAATACCTATGCTTCTATTGCTGAGGTAATGCGATTGTACTATCTGTAA